Proteins encoded by one window of Aphidius gifuensis isolate YNYX2018 linkage group LG2, ASM1490517v1, whole genome shotgun sequence:
- the LOC122848774 gene encoding myotubularin-related protein 13 isoform X1 encodes MLSATTPTKQQEYTEMSRLADYFVVVGYDHDKENAGMSNGMIVQRFPEKDWPDTPFIDGIEWFCQPQGWALSTERQEPRFFVSVLTDIDANRHYCACMCFNETVSIVPSKPVDEGEEPVDDDNNRTLGRSIPSITHHSIMYAPKCLVLVSRLDYIETFRNCLGIIYTVYIENIGIPLETLVGNILGCIQVPPAGGPQVRFSIGAGDRQALQPPISPSLPITNTSVYLLFQQLGIRNVLTLFCAVMTEHKILFHSSSYSRLTESCRALTALMYPFRYTHVYIPLLPAPLVEVLSTPTPFIMGVHSSLKYEVAESMDVIVADLDGGSIMVPDGVSLSILSEPLLSQTQDSLSMVLQPELSSADYAFTPNNNRQINLSIVDKELRAVFMRMFAQLLQGYRSCLTLIRIHPKPMITFHKAAFLGERCLIDCDFTTRVLDCMFFTSFIVERGPPWRPCDVWDELYNNLSEQLKQESQNPSCILTHIQELAQQLYNNENPNPQPYVQKILKPPDGAFARIHQPQLPLINSQQVQAIIDEGLNKNNLKLTLSSLRPLHPRIVPSGPHISIVHDTRNLVSNSARRLEVLRNCVNCIFDNKISDARKTFPAVLRALKNKTARLALCMELSQHVVGNKAILEHQQFDLVVRLMNCALQDDSSMDEHGVAAALLPLATAFCRKLCTGVIQFAYTCIQEHAVWQNQQFWEDAFYQDVQKDIKRFYLYSDKLRTNNNHHHNNNSHNNSHNNNNDISPISPREGKEFLYRNQEPSALEIAAEQMRLWPSIDSDKQKEFITSEEGTMYSQAIHYANRMVYLLVPLDISAKSHKQDHVVDDERASNSITNSDVFVPRNSVASDSGDAESGFEETDPGETGCAVIRMVSRFVDRVCTEGGVSAEHVRSLHQMVPGVVHMHIETLEAVYRESKTLPPIQKPKILTPNMLPGEEVIMDGLRACLLQDGREETAGILPRTPPLLPAEGAIFLTNYRIVFKGIPFDAFACEQMVVRSFPVASLTKEKRVAVQNLTHLDQMPTYNQEGLQLRSCTFQLIKLAFDEEVTPENIDTLRKLLHKARYPPDIFHHFAFTGQVLVTPIAHQKGKEKNATLKGFAKKTFLKTAIRAGFKPKQSSKRQKYVLPNMNLNNDNKYMTSPGRMSLPITDNTDLSHDDDLSIDEFEVSGFVSQQPPPPPPPTDAKTLERLSERSYVRDWYRLGLCPNGLHGNRKNEQFRLTSVNCAYMTCRTYPALLIVPSSVSDESIRRFCRLYRHSRMPVVSWRHPRTKALLIRGAGCHGKGVMGMLKTHPSSASNLKTTNETTSALELEKYIMSLVAATPLPVPRQSSVPGGMSDSSLSIDSLLLAAEERNNATPEQSRRNPFNKAIGTFGSSAGKGTRNFGRWGSLKDKRHNSQASLASVNQHNRGGLGGVSASGGGGGGGSGVTVRHSADSDSGTECVHTFQGVALYILGEKSNMRGIKTEPAPKTDFIPVEYFDVRHTKTSFKKLMRACMPSAPNVEPDQTFYKLIESSEWLQQLQSLMQLSGAVIDLMDVQGSSVAVCLEDGWDTTTTVCSIAQVCLDPHYRTIEGFRTLIEKEWLGFGHRFGHRSNLDANSQATNFTPTFMQFLDIIHQIQKQFPLAFEFNDYYLRFLAYHSVSCRFRTFLLDCEFDRVEFGITAVEDKRGSLTSHHKGVDTGSDDEIVYPGGRLAGTHTGTNLGQSIFDYIEKYHARCPLFYNFMYIPNSEHPVLRPVSHLPSLDIWQYYLEEELAHGPAYDLEILQQDLQQKEEAEAADGIVKSNRKIVIRGYDNCDTMVPDQFTNLLEEIHKLETELGHLPQKWKVLWDKLELPNTDSLARHASFSTALVRHHGRLIHKRSTLELLLKGKLAGGGGGNNNTSGTDSSSVYAHPHRFERLDSATPTHCDACSGVLWGPVKAGLRCVDCGHVCHDKCADAVPKNCTKYKAVADNLQSHTLTRSGGDNGSVNSSSTIQTSSQQYYEQFSSNVAENRTHEGYLYKRGALLKGWKQRWFVLDSIKHQLRYYDAMEDSHCKGQIDLAEFVSVTPALPTPGPPKKTDEKSFFDLRTQRRNYNFCAVDATTAQEWIEKVQACCL; translated from the exons ATGTTGAGTGCCACGACTCCCACAAAACAACAAGAATATACCGAGATGTCTCGGCTAGCAGATTATTTCGTGGTCGTTGGTTACGACCACGATAAAGAGA atgctGGTATGAGTAATGGAATGATTGTACAACGTTTTCCGGAAAAAGATTGGCCAGATACACCCTTTATTGATGGAATTGAATGGTTTTGTCAGCCACAGGGATGGGCTTTATCAACTGAAAGACAAGAACCACGTTTTTTTGTATCAGTATTAACAGATATTGATGCTAATCGTCATTATTGTGCATGTATGTGTTTTAATGAAACAGTATCAATAGTACCAAGTAAACCAGTTGATGAAGGTGAAGAAccagttgatgatgataataatcgtACATTAGGAAGATCAATACCATCAATAACACATCATAGTATAATGTATGCACCAAAATGTCTTGTACTTGTATCACGTCTTGATTATATTGAAACATTTCGTAATTGTCTTGGTATAATATATACtgtttatattgaaaatattggtATACCATTAGAAACATTAGTTGGTAATATACTTGGTTGTATACAAGTACCACCAGCTGGTGGTCCACAAGTACGTTTTAGTATTGGTGCTGGTGATAGACAAGCATTACAACCACCAATATCACCATCATTACCAATAACAAATAcaagtgtttatttattatttcaacaattaggTATACGTAATGTGCTGACATTATTTTGTGCTGTTATGACtgaacataaaattttatttcattcatcaAGTTATTCAAGATTAACTGAAAGTTGTCGTGCATTAACAGCATTAATGTATCCATTTCGTTATACACATGTTTATATACCATTATTACCAGCACCACTTGTTGAAGTATTAAGTACACCAACACCATTTATAATGGGTGTACATAGTTCATTAAAATATGAAGTTGCTGAATCAATGGATGTTATTGTTGCTGATTTAGATGGTGGTTCAATAATGGTACCAGATGgtgtatcattatcaatattatcagaaccattattatcacaaaCACAAGATTCATTATCAATGGTATTACAACCAGAACTATCATCAGCTGATTATGCATTTACACCAAATAATAAtcgtcaaattaatttatcaattgttgataaagaATTACGTGCTGTATTTATGCGTATGTTTGCACAATTATTACAAGGTTATCGTAGTTGTTTAACATTAATACGTATACATCCAAAACCAATGATAACATTTCATAAAGCAGCATTTTTAGGTGAACGTTGTTTAATTGATTGTGATTTTACAACACGTGTATTAGATTGTATGTTTTTTACATCATTTATTGTTGAACGTGGTCCACCATGGCGTCCATGTGATGTATGGgatgaattatataataatttaagtgaacaattaaaacaagaaTCACAAAATCCAAGTTGTATATTAACACATATACAAGAATTAGCacaacaattatataataatgaaaatccAAATCCTCAGCCatatgtacaaaaaatattaaaaccacCAGATGGTGCATTTGCTAGAATACATCAACCACAATTACCATTAATAAATAGTCAACAAGTACAAGCAATTATTGATGaaggtttaaataaaaataatttaaaattaacattatcatcattacgTCCATTACATCCAAGAATAGTACCATCTGGACCACACATATCAATTGTACATGATACAAGAAATTTAGTTAGTAATTCAGCACGTAGACTTGAGGTATTACGTAATTGTgttaattgtatatttgataataaaatatcagatGCTAGAAAAACATTTCCAGCTGTATTACgtgcattaaaaaataaaacagcacGTTTAGCATTATGTATGGAACTATCACAACATGTTGTTGGTAATAAAGCAATACTTGAACATCAACAATTTGATTTAGTTGTTAGATTAATGAATTGTGCATTACAAGATGATTCATCAATGGATGAACATGGTGTTGCTGCTGCATTATTACCACTTGCAACAGCATTTTGTCGTAAATTATGTACTGGTGTTATACAATTTgcttatacatgtatacaagAACATGCTGTATGgcaaaatcaacaattttggGAAGATGCATTTTATCAAGATgtacaaaaagatataaaacgtttttatttatatagtgATAAATTACGtactaataataatcatcatcataataataatagtcataATAATagccataataataataatgatattagtCCAATTAGTCCACGTGAaggaaaagaatttttatatcgTAATCAAGAACCATCAGCATTAGAAATTGCTGCTGAACAAATGCGTTTATGGCCATCAATTGATTctgataaacaaaaagaatttataacAAGTGAAGAAGGTACAATGTATAGTCAAGCAATTCATTATGCAAATAGAATGGTTTATCTTCTTGTACCATTGGATATTAGTGCTAAATCACATAAACAAGAtcatgttgttgatgatgaaagaGCTAGTAATAGTATTACAAACAg CGATGTTTTTGTTCCACGGAACAGCGTGGCAAGTGACAGTGGTGATGCTGAATCTGGTTTTGAAGAAACAGATCCTGGTGAAACTGGTTGTGCTGTTATTAGAATGGTATCACGTTTTGTTGATCGTGTTTGTACTGAGGGTGGTGTATCAGCTGAACATGTTAGAAGTTTACATCAAATGGTACCTGGTGTTGTACACATGCATATTGAAACACTTGAAGCTGTTTATCGTGAAAGTAAAACATTACCACCAATACaaaaa ccAAAAATATTGACACCAAATATGCTACCAGGTGAAGAAGTTATAATGGATGGTTTAAGAGCTTGTTTACTTCAAGATGGTAGAGAAGAAACAGCTGGAATTTTACCACGTACACCACCATTATTACCAGCTGAAGGAGCAATATTTCTTACAAATTATCGTATTGTATTTAAGGGAATACCATTTGATGCATTTGCATGTGAACAAATGGTTGTACGTTCATTTCCAGTTGCTTCATTAACTAAAGAAAAACGTGTTGCTGTACAAAATTTAACACATTTAGATCAAATGCCAACTTATAATCAAGAGGGTCTTCAATTACGTTCTTGtacatttcaattaattaaattagcaTTTGATGAAGAAGTTACACCAGAAAATATTGATACATTAAGAAAATTACTTCATAAAGCACGTTATCCACCAgatatatttcatcattttgcATTTACTGGACAAGTATTAGTAACACCAATAGCTCATCaaaaaggaaaagaaaaaaatgcaaCATTAAAAGGTTTTgctaaaaaaacatttttaaaaacagcAATTAGAGCTGGTTTTAAACCAAAACAATCatcaaaaagacaaaaatatgtattaccaaatatgaatttaaataatgataataaatatatgacatCACCAGGTAGAATGAGTCTTCCAATAACTGATAATACTGATTTAagtcatgatgatgatttgaGTATTGATGAATTTGAAGTTAGTGGTTTTGTTTCACAAcaaccaccacctccaccaccaccaactgATGCAAAAACATTAGAACGTTTATCTGAACGTAGTTATGTTAGAGATTGGTATAGATTAGGTCTTTGTCCAAATGGTCTTCAtggtaatagaaaaaatgaacaatttaGATTAACATCAGTTAATTGTGCATATATGACATGTAGAACTTATCCAGCTTTATTAATTGTACCAAGTTCTGTTAGTGATGAAAGTATTCGTCGTTTTTGTCGTTTATATCGTCACAGTAGAATGCCAGTTGTTAGTTGGAGACATCCACGTACAAAAGCATTATTAATACGTGGTGCTGGATGTCATGGTAAAGGTGTTATGGGAATGCTTAAAACACATCCATCATCagcaagtaatttaaaaacaacaaatgaaaCAACATCAGCATtagaacttgaaaaatatattatgtcatTAGTTGCTGCAACTCCATTACCTGTACCACGACAAAGTTCAGTACCTGGTGGTATGTCAGATAGTTCATTGAGTATTGATTCATTACTTCTTGCTGCTGAAGAACGTAATAATGCAACACCTGAACAATCAAGAAGAAATCCATTTAATAAAGCAATTGGTACATTTGGCTCATCAGCTGGTAAAGGAACAAGAAATTTTGGACGTTGGGGATCATTAAAAGATAAACGACATAATTCACAAGCATCATTAGCATCAGTTAATCAACATAATCGTGGAGGTTTAGGTGGTGTTAGTgctagtggtggtggtggtggtggtggtagtggtgtAACTGTGAGACACTCGGCTGATTCTGATAGTGGTACTGAATGTGTTCATACATTTCAAGGTGttgcattatatattttaggtgaaaaatcaaatatgcGAGGTATTAAAACTGAACCAGCACCAAAAACAGATTTTATACctgttgaatattttgatgTTAGACATACTAaaacatcatttaaaaaattaatgagagCATGTATGCCAAGTGCACCAAATGTTGAGCCTGATCAAACATTTTATAAACTCATTGAAAGTTCAGAATGGTTACAACAATTACAAAGTTTAATGCAACTTTCTGGAGCAGTTATTGATTTAATGGATGTACAAGGTTCATCTGTTGCTGTTTGTCTTGAAGATGGATGggatacaacaacaacagtatgCTCAATTGCACAAGTTTGTTTAGATCCTCATTATCGTACAATTGAAGGTTTTCGTACACTTATTGAAAAAGAATGGCTTGGTTTTGGTCATAGATTTGGTCATAGAAGTAATCTTGATGCAAATTCACAAGCAACAAATTTTACACCAACATTTATgcaatttttagatattattcatcaaatacaaaaacaatttcCTCTTgcatttgaatttaatgattattatttaagatttTTAGCTTATCATTCTGTATCATGTAGATTTAGAACATTTTTATTAGATTGTGAATTTGATAGAGTTGAATTTGGTATAACAGCTGTTGAAGATAAACGTGGATCATTAACAAGTCATCATAAAGGTGTTGATACTGGTAGTGATGATGAAATTGTTTATCCAGGTGGTAGATTAGCTGGTACACATACTGGAACAAATTTAGGACAAAGtatatttgattatattgaaaaatatcatgCACGATGtccattattttataattttatgtatataccaAATTCTGAACATCCTGTATTACGTCCAGTATCACATTTACCAAGTCTTGATATTTggcaatattatttagaagaaGAATTAGCACATGGACCAGCTTATGATCTTGAAATATTACAACAAGatttacaacaaaaagaaGAAGCTGAAGCTGCTGATGGTATTGTTAAAAGTAATCGTAAAATTGTTATACGTGGTTATGATAATTGTGATACAATGGTACCTGatcaatttacaaatttattggAAGAAATTCATAAATTAGAAACAGAATTAGGTCATTTACCACAAAAATGGAAAGTATTATGGGATAAACTTGAACTACCAAATACTGATTCATTAGCAAGACATGCATCATTTAGTACAGCACTTGTTAGACATCATGGACGTCTTATTCATAAACGTTCAacattagaattattattaaaaggtAAACttgctggtggtggtggtggtaataataatacaagtgGTACTGATAGTTCATCAGTATATGCACATCCACATAGATTTGAAAGACTTGATTCAGCAACACCAACACATTGTGATGCTTGTTCTGGTGTTTTATGGGGTCCAGTTAAAGCTGGTTTACGTTGTGTTGATTGTGGACATGTTTGTCATGATAAATGTGCTGATGCTGTACCTAAAAATTGCACAAAATACAAAGCTGTTGCTGATAATTTACAATCACATACATTAACAAGAAGTGGTGGTGATAATGGAAGTGTCAATTCAAGTAGTACAATACAAACTTCATCACAACAATATTATGAACAATTTTCTAGTAATGTTGCTGAAAATCGTACTCATGAAGGTTATTTGTACAAAAGAGGAGCATTATTAAAAGGATGGAAACAACGCTGGTTCGTTCTTGATTCAATAAAACATCAACTTAGATATTACGATGCAATGGAAGATTCTCACTGCAAGGGTCAAATTg atctTGCTGAGTTTGTTTCAGTAACACCAGCTTTACCAACACCGGGACCACCAAAGAAAACAGATGAGAAATCATTTTTCGAt cTTCGTACACAGAGACGTAACTACAATTTTTGTGCTGTTGATGCAACAACTGCACAAGAATGGATAGAAAAAGTACAAGCTTGTTGTCTATAA